Within the Scomber scombrus chromosome 4, fScoSco1.1, whole genome shotgun sequence genome, the region AGGTGGATGTCAGCGGCAACAGCTCTATAACTCTAGTGGAAACACTGCATTATATTAGTTGTTTCTCTCACAGTCCTTCTTGTCAACTGTCCCAACATCTTCCAATTGTTTAAAGGataatattctgtatttttcttattgtaaacAAATCTTGTgtacagagccaaaccaacaatgaattgatctactaACTACTGCTACTAAGTATCGTGTGTTTTAAACGTCAAGTTGCTCtccaaaaacgattaaaaacacatcagtgagccacacatGTTCCTTTGCCACAGATATTATGGTTTAAGTATGTTGTTTAGACATGTGGGACATCTTATAGCCTTTTCTTTAATACCATGGATTAAACAGCCTTTCTTTAATTACAGACTGAGAGAAATGAATAGTGCATCACACAGAGTACCACTTAgtactttattatttaattaccTTGTGGGTACCATCTCCTTTATAGTTAGGATTTGTTAGTGCCAGGAGAAAGCATAAAGCTTTGCACaatttaatcaatgaatcagccTCATTACCATAAGCTCTTGTTTCAGTCAGTGACCTGTCTACTACTCATTCAGAAGaatgtaaattacatttattatatagctgtattatatcatattatcattttaaaggatttttaagGAGTTCCTCCTTATTTGACTCTAAGGCCTAGGATATTGTAGAGTTTTGTAGAAATATGTGACTTGTGACATTaagctttacaaataaaattgacttgacttgaaatCATGACCGACATGTCAGCGTGCCGAACAGGTATTACAAAACCAGATTATCCTTTGTTTtgtataaattaataataaatgtaacgTCTGTGAATCAAATTCATTTAACAGCACAGATCTTTCAGACAACTCATTTACCTAACATAAGCTTGTCAGaactgttttctcttctttgtcaactatacacataaaacaggagaaaacagtaaatgttactgttgtttttacCCACTTGTTCTCGTTTCCATTAAGTTATCCCTCACGTCAATTTACTTCACAGCACATTCTCCTCTCACTCAAAACACTTATCCTCCACTGTGATCGTAACATACCAAATAATTACAGCTGATACATTGTACAGTTGTCAATCGATTAGACTGAGTAGAATTTGGACCTGGTCTGAATCAGGTACCAGATTGGGTCTAGTTTCCTCAGAACCAAGTGGACCTTTGGTTTGATTATGTCAATGGGATATACGCTGCTTCTCTTCGAGGTTTGTGTCAAATTCATATTCTGGTAACAGGCCACAGCACGAATATCTACCCACttacaaaaacaatttaacCTGACAAATGAAAGCATTATGTAATGTGTACTAGTGCCCGGTCaatattatcggccaatatgAGCCTTTCACAGATATACCCGTATCAGCATATGTTTTCTGATATGAGCCAATAcataacagaacagaacagaacataTGATGCAGAAAATGATGCTTTGGGTGATTTAGACATTGCGTCATTACGCAGTTTGTCCAGCAGAGTGCGCTTCAACTTCATTGTTCACAATGCTATCAGCGTGAGGGGCGGAGTTAGCATCAGAGCTAAAGGTAGTACAGACTGGAGTCAAGCGGTGAGAACAAGCGTGTGAAATACATGCTGAGAAGTTCATTAACAATAACCCCATAATTTtaactaatataacattaactgttaattatacagtataacctgtgcatgtatttgtgtgtgtgtgttacctttggTTTGTTGGAGCCAAAGAACCCTGAGGATGAGGGTGTGTCCCATCTCTATCAGAGGGGCAGTAAAGAAGATGAGCAACTTTCCAGGAGAACTCCAggaggctttaaaaaaaaaggaaagtcttCATCAAATGTTCTAACTCGGACTACagtaaaattacaaaaaaattacaacagACAGATTACAAAAATACTCAATGTTGGTATCTCTTTATATCAACGGGCACCAAAGAGATTAAATAAGGAAGACAGCATTTGTTACTTTCTGAGCCTATATAAtgtaagaaataagaaaatgtaaaaaataataaaataatattctgGTAGTGAGTTTATGAAACATCTCTTTTACATGTGGGCAAAAactgactactgacaaagtagTCCAATAACACTACGAAAGGTGTTTACTTCAAGTGTCAGTTTAATTGAACTGTATCATATATGCTGAACAAGTTCTCACCTTTGCTGGAGCAAACACCAACCCTTTCCTTCAACTGCCAAATCACTGTTTTTgcctttgattattttaaaattcaaaatgagaaaaacGAATGATCAAATTACTCTTAAACCACAGCACATATTAAACTTGTGATACCTTATTTTAATACTTCACAAAATTCTGATGTTTCAAGAGGTATGACCTTTAAACCACTGGACTTGTTTGCTTCCAGCTGCTGGGCTCAGCTTCTGAATTATACTAtaatctaaaagcaaaaattgAGCTCACCAGAACACAGCATGAAAGTACACGAGTTTCTAACATGTTATACCACATGTTATGAATTTAAATGAGGGCATGTGAGGTCACAAGATCACAAAATTACATGAGAACCCATCTCATCAGGCTTCAAATTGCACAATCAGCATCGCAAGTATTAGTAATAATGAcaagtaataatagtagtaaaaaaGTGAGCACTgggctctggctctggtctgAACGGGATTATAACTGCTGAGGAATGACacgttgtgtttctgcaggtcttcttcaacagcagagatactgtctgacagagaggagatctgctcctaaatcctcttcatctctctgctcatagtcttccccttctgctcctcttcctccctcagagctgccagtctggactcctcttcctctttcaggaACTGGTGGAGCTTGTTGAACTCTGCTCTGATCTGCTTCTCTGTGTACAACAGCTGCTTCTCGGAGTGTtcaatcatttcattgtatgttttctccACTTGTTCATATTTGTTCCTCTTGTCCTGTAGAGACTTTAAGTCAGATTTCAGCTGGTCCTCAGGTCACTGACTGCTTGTTCTACAGGAACCACCTTGTGACCGTGGTGGAGAGAAAACTCATAGACAGGATACACAGCTTTCTGTTCATCCTCACAGAACAATTTCGGCTCTTCTTGATGTTTGCTGCACACCACGATTAAACTATCCTTTTTGTCAGGTGACCAAGCTTTATGTATCCCAGCAAAGGAGTCAGCTCTTTCAATGCAAAGTTCACAGGTGgataaaagccaaaaaatataCATAGGATTGAATAAAcctgaattattaaaaaaagaaaaaaaaataatttataataaacaaaatatgtaaaaatatataaaaaaaagtaaaatatatactAAGCTGCTTCAAGTttagattttaaatattaaatagaagagaatataatgaaatgtataacataatgaccatatatcatTGTCATCCACCTGCATTCACTCATCAACAAGAACTGGGTGACAACCACTGACAATCTTTAATCTTTTAGATCTTTAAATTGAAaacagatcttttttttaaacacgtGTTTGTCATGGCACGAAGGCCAGTAGCACGCTCAGACTGACCAGCTGGCCATGACAAATGCATGTTTATCATGGCCCGTAGCCGTGGTCCATCCAAGCCTGCCACTGGATTTCGTGCTCACGTTCAAATATGCATTTACATATTTCCTCACATAAGTGGTAAACATGCTGCCTGAAATAGACCAGGCGCCGGCCAGCACGGCACGgcatggcacacacacacacacacacacacacacacacacacacacacacacacacacacacacacacacacacacacacacacacacacacacacacacacacacacacacacacacacagacactgataaacatacacacactgataaacatATAACAGAATATAGATATCAAAATACATACACGTATAtcaaagtgattaaaaacaagTCATTAGAATGTGACATTAATGATGACAAGACTGCTTACTTAAAATCCATTTTTTAACTTGacaagagaaaatgtgaaagtcTGTGGAAGTTTTCAGATTGGCTGGGAGTTTATTCCATTCTGTATTAGCTTTGAAGGGAAAGGCAGATTGTTTAGAGACACTGCAATCTCCCTTTGAAGCAGACCTTTGAAAgacattaactttattttactcAGTTGGACAGCTGATACATTATATAAGTTGTATATAAACTTTTAATACTTTGGCACTAAAGGAGGACAGTATATGGTCAGAGCATGTCCTCCTAGAAAAACAGCACTAATATAAAGAATGCGTAATGAGAACTGAATGTACCAATCTCAATAAAAGAACCGAAATTAATGGCCATAAAAAAAGGGGATTTCTCTGTGCCAACTGCCCTCCTCCATTCTCTCTCCACACCCAcatcagataaaataaaatggagtGACCTCTACTTCTTTTGCTTCACTTCCTTTCATCAGCTGCCGTCTGTCTGGTGTGGAACATCCAAGCCTGTAAGTACTGTGCAACTATTTATTGATTGATGGATTGTGCAAGACTCTGTGCAAGAGTAGTTTGATGTAAATGTGCTATAGTTTACTGTTAAATCTCTGTTGTTGAAATGCTTGTTGATGGGTATAAATgaatggaagaaggaaaaaatataaggaacacaaaaaaaatgaattgcaGCTACTGATTGCACCAAGAATCGTGCATCACTTGCAACCGCAATCTGCCCCAAACTGCGACTGATTTTGGTCTAAGTTAAATCAAAAAGTGATGGCCTGGATTTAGGCACTGCTGCCATGATTAAGGGGAATCTGGGTGTCACTCCCCTTACAAATGCTTCAGTCACCATCAACTCCCTGAATACACTAACAGTGTCTCTCTGACTGCAAGTGCTTTTGCAATGAGGCCACAGGGTCGGATGTCaaattttttctttcatttgaatcCCTCAAAAAcctattttattgattattattattattagtattattattattattattattattattattattattattattattattatgtctaaACGATGTAGTCTGTTTAATATGTTGTGTGCACTTGTGAGAACGATCCCCATGGTGAGGTTGGTAGTCTCTATGtcattttaatggggaaaaataatcttaaaaatgaatttaaaaagtttaatttcattttaaatgttcatgtatgtgacaaaaaccctgaaaagaaaatatgacaaGCATCCCATACTAGGATTTTAGGTTTAGTGGATTCgacctttgtttttatttatttattttactttttacatgttCTTTATATGTGCCACCTTTCCTGAGACGGTGCCCAGCCTGCACAATCCTTTTGTGAACTCATGCTgaatttctttgtgtttcagaaTCATGAGCAGGAACTACTTGTCCAAAAATGATGAGCTCCGCAGAGGAGACTACCTGATGTCCAACAACGGACAGTGGAAAGCTGTCTTCCAGGTCAAAATTTTGGACACTCTAGACACACGCCTTTACTGatattgtgtaaaaaataaatgcagactTAACCAATTACTAACATTCACTGTTTTTTGCTTGCAGGACGATGGCAACTTTGTCATCCATGGCTGGAAGCCAGTATGGGCCTCTGACACTGATGGACTGGATGCAACCCGCCTGTGCATGCAGGCTGACTGCAACCTGGTCATGTACAACAAGGCTAACCAACCCAGGTGGCAAACAAGCTCtgccaaacctgaaggtaacaTGTGCCATCTTTACCTGACAGATGACGGCAAACTGGTGCTGGACAGGAAGTCTGATCAGATCTGGACCTCTGCTAACTCCAAAGGCATGaagtaaactgaaaaatgaGTTATCAGTAAACTTCCTGCTAATGTAATCTGGGCTCAAATAAAATTCTTTTTGCCTAcaatttatgaatgtgtcttccttctcttcttaaATATGGCTCTTCTTCTCAGCTCCTAGTGAATGCTTCCATACTGAGGAAA harbors:
- the LOC133978707 gene encoding B-type lectin plumieribetin-like; its protein translation is MSRNYLSKNDELRRGDYLMSNNGQWKAVFQDDGNFVIHGWKPVWASDTDGLDATRLCMQADCNLVMYNKANQPRWQTSSAKPEGNMCHLYLTDDGKLVLDRKSDQIWTSANSKGMK